In bacterium, the following are encoded in one genomic region:
- a CDS encoding ABC transporter permease encodes MSRAHAREGASWWVYAIVILFGLLVAGIFLSAFLNSIASTWFGGWLPDGYTAKWYQFAVTEFDLSYVLGVTIVVGLSVTVISLALGVPAAYALARSAFPGRPVVLILLILPMLVPPITYGIPLAAMLYGLHLGGTLAGVILVNIVPALPFVVLIMTPFFEQIDPNLERAARTLGASPTRVMRRVLLPIALPGALAAGLLILVRAIALFELTFLVSGAKSQTLVVALYYTAFAAGIRPSQAIDAMAVVYMVTGLVLLLAALRFVNPVNMVIRVRQ; translated from the coding sequence ATGAGCCGGGCGCATGCCCGGGAAGGCGCGTCGTGGTGGGTCTACGCGATCGTGATCCTGTTCGGCCTGCTCGTGGCCGGGATCTTCCTCTCGGCCTTCTTGAATTCGATCGCGTCGACGTGGTTTGGGGGTTGGCTGCCGGATGGCTACACCGCCAAGTGGTATCAATTCGCCGTCACGGAGTTCGATCTCTCGTACGTGCTCGGCGTGACGATCGTGGTCGGGCTGTCCGTGACGGTCATCAGCCTCGCGCTCGGCGTGCCCGCCGCGTACGCCCTGGCCCGAAGCGCCTTTCCGGGGCGCCCGGTCGTGCTTATCCTCCTGATCCTGCCGATGCTGGTGCCGCCGATTACCTACGGCATTCCGCTGGCCGCGATGCTGTACGGTCTCCATCTCGGCGGCACGCTGGCCGGCGTGATTTTGGTGAATATCGTGCCGGCGCTCCCCTTCGTCGTGCTGATCATGACTCCGTTCTTCGAACAGATCGATCCAAACTTGGAGCGGGCGGCGCGCACGCTCGGCGCTTCTCCCACCCGCGTAATGCGGCGGGTCCTGCTGCCGATCGCACTGCCCGGGGCGCTGGCGGCCGGCCTGCTGATCCTCGTCAGAGCGATCGCGTTGTTCGAACTGACGTTCCTCGTCTCCGGTGCGAAGAGCCAGACCCTCGTCGTCGCGCTCTACTACACCGCGTTCGCGGCGGGCATCCGGCCGAGCCAAGCGATCGACGCCATGGCGGTCGTTTACATGGTGACCGGCCTCGTCCTGCTGCTGGCGGCCCTGCGGTTCGTCAACCCGGTCAACATGGTCATCCGCGTCCGCCAATGA